A window of the Pseudopipra pipra isolate bDixPip1 chromosome 31, bDixPip1.hap1, whole genome shotgun sequence genome harbors these coding sequences:
- the LOC135404322 gene encoding LOW QUALITY PROTEIN: homeobox protein NOBOX-like (The sequence of the model RefSeq protein was modified relative to this genomic sequence to represent the inferred CDS: inserted 1 base in 1 codon), whose translation MADLGMGLLPTNDCPSIQEKGLTLCLSPAIGAALSALCAQQELSGQKREGKEEKEKKALLENPDILPSVRKKSCTFYNAEQLEELEKVFHEDHYPDSEKRMELAAAFGVMPERILIWFQNRRAKWRKSEKLNAKGNRKHPTSSPLSHDYGWGTYSVFSSFHNRGSSSLFSFTASSVAGTVASCEEVQAKMSLQLGFNSSRVDSFNSSRVDSFNSSRVDSFSSSRVECFPSLPGPPPVRRTTNLSFNPTALLFPXALDTPNSECWLSSQENGSREAFTYNIQNQDFSPPPSCPYPEQLETAGNLETTYCQSSSQGGIYQLSQYSQQHQLSQFCQLPDHLVTNLLSSDQLPPPKPPESHSAFLALPGNTGAVTSASGIVGGLLAGRGPKRAFCAPASLAVVAAAARR comes from the exons ATGGCTGATTTAGGAATGGGGCTACTTCCAACGAACGACTGCCCTTCCATCCAGGAAAAAGGCCTGACCCTCTGTCTCTCCCCTGCCATTGGTGCAGCACTCTCGGCACTATgtgcacagcaagagctttctgggcagaaaagggagggaaaagaggaaaaggagaaaaaagcctTACTTGAGAATCCAGACATCCTACCATCGGTCAGGAAGAAGTCCTGCACCTTCTATAATGCGG AGCAGCTAGAAGAGTTGGAGAAGGTGTTCCATGAAGACCACTATCCCGACAGTGAGAAGAGGATGGAGCTTGCAGCTGCGTTTGGTGTGATGCCAGAGCGAATCCTG ATCTGGTTTCAGAATCGCAGGGCAAAGTGGCGGAAATCAGAGAAGCTGAATGCAAAAGGCAACAGAAAACATCCAACATCGTCACCTCTGTCACATGATTATGGATGGGGGACCTACTCTGTTTTCTCATCTTTCCACAACAG AGGCTCTTCT TCTCTCTTTTCATTCACAGCCTCCTCGGTGGCAGGAACAGTGGCATCTTGTGAAGAAGTTCAGGCGAAGATGTCGCTACAGCTCGGCTTCAACTCCAGCAGAGTGGAcagcttcaactccagcagAGTGGAcagcttcaactccagcagAGTGgacagcttcagctccagcagAGTGGAGTGCTTCCCGAGCCTTCCCGGCCCTCCTCCCGTCCGCAGGACCACCAACCTGTCCTTcaaccccacagccctgctgtttC TGGCGCTGGACACTCCCAACAGTGAATGCTGGTTGTCCAGTCAGGAAAATGGCTCCAGGGAGGCCTTCACTTACAACATCCAGAATCAAGA CTTTAGTCcaccaccctcctgcccttACCCTGAGCAGCTGGAGACTGCAGGGAACCTGGAGACCACGTACTGCCAGTCCAGCAGCCAGGGGGGAATTTACCAGCTGTCCCAATattcccagcagcaccagctctccCAGTTCTGCCAACTGCCAGATCACCTGGTCACCAATTTGCTCTCCAGTGACCAACTCCCTCCTCCAAAACCCCCTGAGTCCCATTCAGCTTTCCTGGCCTTACCTGGTAACACTGGAGCAGTAACCTCAGCAAGTGGAATAGTTGGag ggCTCCTCGCTGGCCGGGGGCCGAAGCGCGCCTTCtgcgcgcctgcttccctggccgttgtggcggccgcagccaggcgctga